The following coding sequences lie in one Sorghum bicolor cultivar BTx623 chromosome 6, Sorghum_bicolor_NCBIv3, whole genome shotgun sequence genomic window:
- the LOC8058728 gene encoding uncharacterized protein LOC8058728 encodes MAASTSPLLLLALLLLPALTAAASLPALPLSTASRWIVGADGRRVKLACATWASHLEPAAAEGLARRGVSDIAARVAAMGFNCVRLTWPTYLATNVTLASLPLRWSLERLGMLESVAGVRVNNPALLDLPLVDVFREVVSSLASKGIMVILDNQMTTPGWCCSRIDGNGFFGDVYFDPDEWLKGLSAMATMFNNTKNVVGMSLRNELRGPKQNVSLWYRYMQMGAEAVHAANPNVLVILSGLDFDNTLSFLFKEKVHLSFSGKLVYEQHWYGFSDGGNWETQNQNDVCAMVVDFIWAKGLFLLQQGWPLFFSEFGFDMSGTHIGDNRYLTCFLSVAAEMDLDWSIWALQGSYYIREGILAYDESYGLLSWDWCTARNPSFIKRINSLQSPFQGPGLPNSQEPYNIIFHPQSGLCVLARSSKLLELGPCDESNAWNYTSAYNLVVKNTGQCLQVKSVGKNAKLGTDCSKPSSKWNLISNSKMHVSAELTKNGTRVCLDASPAGAIITNQCKCLSVDPTCDPESQWFKVIVSSRDIPGGDSILQLPSLGPWPSTSLSS; translated from the exons ATGGCGGCCTCCACCTCTCCACTGCTCCTCCTCGCCCTTCTCCTCCTACCCGCGCTCACGGCGGCGGCCTCGCTCCCGGCGCTGCCGCTCTCGACGGCGTCGCGTTGGATTGTGGGCGCGGACGGGCGGCGCGTGAAGCTGGCGTGCGCGACCTGGGCTTCGCACCTGGAGCCCGCAGCCGCGGAGGGCCTGGCGCGGCGCGGCGTGTCGGACATCGCAGCGCGCGTGGCGGCGATGGGGTTCAACTGCGTCAGGCTcacctggccgacctatctcgCCACCAACGTTACGCTCGCTTCGCTGCCGCTGCGGTGGTCGCTGGAGCGCCTTGGCATGCTGGAGTCCGTCGCCGGCGTGCGGGTCAACAACCCCGCCCTCCTCGACCTGCCCCTCGTCGACGTGTTCCGG GAAGTGGTGTCATCATTAGCCAGCAAAGGTATTATGGTCATACTTGACAACCAAATGACCACTCCAGGATGGTGCTGCAGCAGAATTGATGGCAATGGCTTCTTTGGAGATGTGTACTTCGACCCTGATGAATGGTTGAAAGGCCTCAGTGCAATGGCAACTATGTTTAACAACACAAAAAATGTTGTTGGCATGAGCTTGCGGAATGAACTTCGAGGCCCAAAACAAAATGTTAGTTTGTGGTACAG GTACATGCAGATGGGTGCTGAAGCTGTACATGCTGCAAACCCTAACGTCCTGGTTATTTTATCGGGCCTGGATTTTGACAACACTCTCAGCTTCTTGTTCAAAGAAAAAGTCCACCTATCATTTTCCGGAAAGTTAGTTTATGAGCAACATTGGTATGGCTTCTCAGATGGTGGCAATTGGGAAACTCAGAACCAAAACGATGTTTGTGCGATGGTTGTTGATTTCATATGGGCTAAAGGATTATTCCTACTTCAACAAGGCTGGCCGTTGTTTTTCTCTGAGTTTGGATTTGATATGTCAGGCACACATATTGGTGACAATCGCTATCTTACCTGCTTCTTAAGTGTGGCAGCTGAAATGGATCTGGACTGGTCAATTTGGGCTCTGCAAGGGAGTTACTATATCAGAGAGGGTATTTTAGCTTATGACGAATCATATGGATTGCTATCATGGGACTGGTGTACGGCTAGAAATCCTAGCTTCATTAAAAGGATCAATTCTCTCCAATCACCATTCCAAG GTCCTGGTCTTCCAAACAGTCAAGAGCCATACAACATAATCTTTCATCCCCAAAGTGGGCTTTGCGTCTTGGCCAGGTCTTCAAAGTTACTTGAGTTGGGTCCATGCGACGAATCAAACGCCTGGAACTACACCTCAGCATACAACCTAGTAGTGAAAAACACAGGACAATGCCTTCAAGTGAAGTCGGTGGGCAAGAATGCAAAGCTTGGCACCGATTGCAGCAAACCAAGTTCGAAGTGGAACCTGATATCGAATTCAAAGATGCATGTTTCGGCTGAGCTCacaaaaaatggaaccagggtTTGCTTGGACGCCAGCCCTGCTGGTGCCATCATAACAAATCAGTGCAAGTGCCTAAGTGTAGATCCGACCTGTGACCCTGAGAGTCAGTGGTTCAAAGTGATCGTAAGCAGTAGAGACATACCTGGGGGCGACTCCATCTTGCAGTTGCCGTCACTTGGTCCCTGGCCTTCGACATCCCTTAGTTCTTGA